Genomic DNA from Hordeum vulgare subsp. vulgare chromosome 2H, MorexV3_pseudomolecules_assembly, whole genome shotgun sequence:
CTGGTTGTCCGACAGAACAAGGGCCTGACTAAGATCTTGCGTGTGCGTGGTCACATCCTATAATCGTAGCACGCATTGACAGTAAGCATAGCACAAAACATAACGGACAATCCATGAAAGCAGGGGCATACATGTACATACTAAGCATACCGCGCAATCTATGAGCAGGAACATACATCTACAACAAACAACATGCTACAAACTGCTTGAACATCTAACCCTACCACAAGTTATAACCGCAGTATAGCAATCAACGATATGAGCTCAGAGATCAGAGCACTAATCAAGCATGCATGCACATCAAACCCTAGCTGCAGCTCAGATCTAGCTACGAGGAACAGAGAGAAAGGGGGATTGAACTCACAGATGCCATGGATGCAGCTCGAGGACGAGGGGGGAACGGTCGTAGAAGATCACCACCGGGCGGTGAAGGACCGCCGACTCCGTGGACCGCCGGCCGATGAAGATGCGCCGCTTACCTGCTCGTCGGTGTCGATGCACGTCGACGGGAAAGCTCAAAAGGGGGGAAAGTGGTGGTGGGAGTTGGGGCGGTGAGGGAGGGGGCTAAATAGGGGTGGACTCGGCCAAAGGTGAGCGGAAATCCTCCCGCCGATTTTTCGACGAAGCGGGCGAGCTTGCGCCATCTCCCTGGTCGCAAGAGGAGAGAAGCGCGTCGCCCTCCCCTACGTCGCCCGAGCCAGGCTCGCGAGCTACTGCCTACTCGGATGTTTTTTCTGGGCCTGGTCTAAAAATGCTTTATGGTTTGTGCCATACGGGTCATACAGTAAACATACGTAACCAAACGAGCATTTTTCTTCCCACGCGAACCAGGTTAGACTAACCAAACGCGTCCTTAATGCAGCGATGCCGGACAGCACGTACTACACCACACGTCACGCTACCGCCCAATTTATGAGGATATCGATGGGTCACGTGTGCAGGGTCAATAATTTTCAGCACGAGACAGCTCCACGTGCAGATATATTACTGTGGACCATCTCCCATTTACACTTTGCATGATGGTCTGTCTGACGCGGAATTCCGGCCGGGTGTGTGAGACCTACTCTAACCATATACATACCGTGGTAAAAGCAAATCTACATCCACATGTATCTATTGACCCTTCACCTCTGCGATGTATGCATGCACCTCGGTGTGAAACGAGAAACACAGGAGACGGGGTACTGCCCATCACATCGCCGCCGTCCTCCGTGCTGTGGCTTCCGCGTCTTGTCGGACCAAGATGTGTTTTCACGTAGTAGTAGCAAGCAAGCGTGTATGTATACATAACTAAAATATCTATAAACATCATCCAGCTATATGATAGAGATGCAGGGTAGCACGTAACACACGTCGCGTACTCACCTAGGCTAATTCAGAAATTCAGTATGATAATATCCATCATCGGTTACGCAAGTTGAATCATTTCAAGCGTGGGACAACCACAGGTGCAGAGATGTCGAATTCAGCTGTATCTGCATCCACTTCCCGATTGTGCATGGTCGGCAGGCACTCCATCCATCCCGTCCGCACACATATTATCTTTCCTCTCTCCCTCTTCCCGTTTTGTCTTGATTGGAATACCTACCACTCCACCATGAAAACCAAACTTTAGCACCAGCTAGTCCTATAATTGGTCAGTTATTTTCACAATATTTCAGAGCTATTAAggtcctgtttggaaccataatagattatgataatctggattatgaagatagattatataatctggtttataaaaataatctaggtggacatgtttggaggccagattatataaactgtaatccacgttttacattgcataatgacctgtctgccctttgtttgttttttcgaaaaaagagaagggtggcggtggtaggaatgtaattatcttcaaCTTTATAAGAGTAATGGTCATTAGCAatacataatctgattttagctggtatagagtagattatgagtttttaataatctagccatctagtttttataatctacatcataagctgtcctgtttggagacataataaattataaaaactgaattatataatctggatggttccaaacagggcctaagtgaAAATAAGCATAAGCTAAAACTAACTTAAGTTTGCCTAGCTCATTTCTTAATCCACCTTTTCCCGCGTTGGTAGCAGAAAAACAAGAGAATTAATGACCCCGATCTTCAGGTTAGAGCATAGCATAGAAAAGGAAAGTCACGGCATTGTTGTGCTCGTCTAGTGTAAAACGAAGAAGGAATGTTAGGAATTATTAGCATGTTGCTTACTTTTGATAATTACTGTAGatataaaaaattcaaaaataattttatttcacCATCAACTTGTTTGTATGCAATTACTATGAATGTACATATTAGATCTGTAATTTAAAAATTAATTTAAGTCGTTCTAGTCTTAATTGAATAAATTCATAGAAAAAAAGAtagggtgtcgtgggtataagcctgacagtagatgtgtagggtacgaaaaggatgggcagagccttagctacggcgaggttgtaagaGTTCAaggcctctgcggtggaggtaatagccctacgtctcagtgctcggggagcttgttgtcgagtgaaaatatggaatacaatgagttgctaacccctctaccaacgggggagggtggcttatataaaatgcgctgccctccacagcggttccggtacaggggtggagtagtggtgattgaatgcgtacgttacaggtaacgtacgccctaaatgctaataaatgcacctggaaacgtacgaccgtttccctccaggggggttacgatgtaccgaatggtatccagtcggttagcttgatatccttcgaatgctagtctccgactggatgatcgaggacctgttaccgattggatgatggagactccttaattcagtcggagctgactaatggccttgtcctttgtgaggggtagtccttgggtaggacctatagggcaggcctatgaccctaccctaggactataaccccatcataggGTATTGTAGCTTCTCTAACATCCCTTGCGTATGTTAAAGGATCCAGTTTCATCTttaacgcccccccccccccatttcttCTAAAGCAATTTATACCCCGGGGCCATTCAAAGAGTAATTAGTCATCCGGAGTGGAGTATTTCTTTTTGCCTCTATTCTCCCCCACCGCTCTGCCCCAGTCCAATCCGTCCACTCCGACGCTGCCCACCTAGCCTCCGTCGACCTCCTGCTTTCAAATTCCGACAGCGTTCCGACGatcttttatctttatttttttgtcCTTCTCCATGGTCTCGGATGGATACGCTCGTCCTCATCGTCTCGCCCGTAGGCGCTCTTCTCGCAGTCGGAGCCATCGAAATAACGATGAGACTACTtacaatggggagtaacatagagtagtaacgTACATATGTTACTAGTTCAAGTTACTACCTTCATAGTTGATAGTAACATAATGGCAGTAACATTGAGCCTTTCATTTATTAGCCTATAGACTCATCTTGTCTTGGTATCCGCTATGTTACTCATAGTATAAGGGATAATGCTACACCTATAAAGGCTTACGTAAAGATTTTACATACAAACTGATGTGTAAGATTGTGATTGGTAATTGAGGGATGAGGGGCCCCACCCTCACTAAAAATCAGGAGGGGGAGAGAAGAGTTACTTTGGAAGGTTAAGTAAACCTTTGTAAGTTTTTGTAGGTCTAGCATTTTTGTAGTATAAGTAACATGTCAAGTTACTTAATTTATCTCTCTTATTAATTAATTGCCACATCATATTTCTTGTTTAGGTGACATCTATGTTACTGTCTATGTTATTTTCATTGTGAGTAGTCTGAAGGAGGTTGTGCACGATCTTATCCCAGGCCTCGGCGGCGACGGCAGAGTGCACAATGTTCTCCAACACGGTCGGATCATCCTCGAGCTCCACCCAGGTCTTCGGCATCATGGTCTCCCTTTTAGCCTCACGGATGTTGTGCAACATGCAGTAGGCGCCTAGCACCACGTGGAAGTCTTGGAGCTTCACCTATGTGTACTTCTACAAATACGCCCACTAGATCTTGAGCCGTGCGAATGCGTCTATGACCACCTAAGGGACACGCCAGAGCTGACCTTGACATCGCCTACTGCGAATGATTCACGGTCCAGCAACCGAAAGAAACGCGACATGAGGATGGAGCGTATGGCGCCTCCGAGTACCTCAGGCTGCTTCGCAGCTCCCACCACACAGGCGGCTCAACGTTCAGCGGGGAGCACCATCATCGTGTGCGGCAACGAGCAGCATCATGATGAGGCGGACGCCATGCGATGTGTGCGATGCGTCTGGCTTCGGACGAGGACTCATAGCTCCGGCATGGTCACCATCGCCGCCGCTCGTCGTGAAGGTGTATAACAAGTGTTTGAAGAAATATGTTAGAGTTGTGTCAAATATTGTGTATAAGGTAGGTTGTACTTAGACTTGTAGTtgtattgtactccctccgttcctaaatataaatcttttaagcgatttgactaggggactacatacggagcaaaatgagtgaatctataatctaaagtatgtctatatacatccgtatttagtcctctagtggaatctctaaaaagacttatattatgaaacgaATGGGgtatttaatactccctccgtttctaaatataagtattttaaacGATTTCACCaagggactacatacaaagcaaaatgagtgaatctacaccctaaactatgtctatatacatctgtatgtagtcctttagtggaatctctaaaaagacttatactatgaaacggagggagtatgatatggagtcgtgtcctaGGCCTTTCATATACAACGGggctagacacacgatgtaacttatgccaacataatagcacagacACGTGGGGGAGCCGGTGGCGTGTGCGAGCGCCCGGACGGTCAGGGTGTGGTATTGTAGCATTGTCATGGGGAGGAGTGCCCGTAATCATGTCCTGTGGATGTAGCCATATTGATGAacatcgttaacaaatctcgatgTCGTGATCGTGTGATTGTTTGGTCCTCACATGATCAACGATGTGTcaaaattcatcaaaacataTTCAAAATGGATCTTATTTGAAACTCTCATCATAGCAAACACAAATATGAAAATAGAACTTAATTTGGATATTTATACAAAAGATatttaaattttaaatttgaaagccAAAAAATGCACAGCCGAGTGACTTGGTACCCCGCACCTGTGTGCAACAAATCCTCTTCACCGAGGTCTCTGCACACTCCGGTTCACATGGGCGTTACGCCCCAACCTGGCTCAGTTGCGTCCTAGCCTGCTAGCCCATCTTCTCCGAATGGTTCTCCACTTTTCATCAAACAATCCAGACAAATACAGTTGACGTGTATTATAGACTCGTCACACAATTTCATTTCAGTAATATTATAGATTTTCGCCAAATAACTTGTACGATAATCTAAAGAGTTGGACTGCAGTTTCTCGGTTGTATATTTCTACTGTGTTTGTGTGAGTGTTTTAGTTTAAAccgtttccctcttcttctttttgcagGAAAGTTTGAACCGTTTCTGAAGAAACTAGAGAAAAGAACTGGTCCATTTTACCGCACCAACAGATTGTAAAAATAATAACCTTGAGGACCAATGAACCAAAAACACTCTGGTGATTATATGAGTGTATAATACTACTACAAAATATCAGCATTTCCAATACACCAATATGGGGATGTGTTCTCCCGTCAAAAAATAATAATGTGTGGATGGGGTCTCCCGTCAGAACGCAGTGGCGTGGGGTTTGAACCTCGCTACATATCCAAAATACATTATCGGATGGTAATTGTCAACTCCTTACGATGGTACCCCCAAGGCCCCAACTAAGCGATTCAGAAtagatttttgtttttgttttttacaaCACCAATTGAACATTCAAATGGACAACCAAATTGCTAGCATGTAGCACACGAACAAAACTGTCCctgggtggtggtgatgatgatttTACATGGACCGGTTTACTAGCTACTACATCAAGATGGATGCAGAGCCGCCTGTATTTACAACTCCGAACACATACGTATACGCAAATCGACACTGGCTCTGGCTCATCACTTGTCCCTCCGTCTTCCCACGGTTGCTGCTTCATCATATCATAGCTGCACGCGGTCAAGAGCGAAGAGAGAGGATTCATCGATCTCGAAAACATCCTTTCCAAACCCGGGCATCAGGCGAGGCGGCACGGCGGCTCGGATCCCTTTTATTTTGAGAGATCAGAAGGCGCAGCAGGAGGAGAAGAGGCGGCTCCACGCGGCGGATTCGGCATCGGCCCTCCTCGTCCGCCTCCTCCCCCTTAGCTTCTTCCTGGCAGCGGCCTCAAccatggcggcggtggcggcaacGTGTACGTACTTCCGCGGCGCGCTGCCGTCCATGCCGCTGAGCAGCTCCCACATGACGTGCACGTCGTCGTACTCGCACGTTCGGACCTCCCTGCGCAGCTCTCCAAGACCTGCAACGCAAATATGTATCATCACTCATCAGCTCCATCGTCCACGACAAAGTTGGTCCACGAGGAAAGAGACCGAGAGATAGtattagtagtaggaggaggaggaagaaactcACCGGTGGATCGACGGAGGCCGAGGCGCCCGCGGAGGCCGAGCCAAACCCGCTTTACCGGCACGGCCGCGCGGCGAAGGCAGGGGTACGACATGCTGCGAGTGCTTCTTTATTTAGCGCGCGAGCGAGCTCTCTACCTTGGAGTGTGAAGATTGCAGTGCTGGGCGAGAGAAATCTTTGCCTCTGCTGGTCAGCTGGTCTGCCCTTGGAGCCGAGGAATTAACAATCAAGCAAGCTCCAGAGCACACaccggctctctctctctctctctctctctgattctGTGTGTGGCGCCCGTCGAGGCCTGCTTTATAGGCGAGCTGGGTGTGGGTGAGAGAGGAGAAGGACCGATCGATTTCATACCGGACGTACGGCGTCCATTGTCACTGACCTGACCGTCTGACGTGGACGCGCCGTAGTCCGGCGATTGAGCACGTGGATGGAGCATGAATGGCAGTCGGCGACGCCGGGTCCCTCTGGCCGCGCACTGCACCCTAGCGCGTCTGAACAAGCGGCTTGGGATTAGCTGAACATCACTGTACCTGCTCTTCCTAGTAATACTCCTCGTCACATAATTTCTACTAGTACTCTGCTATTCGATGCCCGTTCTGTTTTTTCTTCCTACGTCGGTTACAGGAAAACTCACAAAGTCCGACGCGTGTCCCGGTAAAATCGGCCACGGCCAGCAGCTAGCTCCTGGCCACTGTACGTAGTACTCTTCATGATCATTTGATTCAAAAACAAATTGTTGATCTTTTCGCGCTGATAATTTGACCTCTCTTGATAACCTTACGATCAGGTAGTAGAGTACATGCATGCACATCGCCCTTAAGATGGATGGagacatatatattttttctggactgTTGCCAGCCGTGATATGGACAGTGGCGATGGGTGCATGATCGATTCGATACATGCACGGAGCCGTGTTATATCATTGTGGTGGAGCAGCATTTTTCAACGGTGCGCGGAAACAGATTCGAAATAGAATAGTTGTGTATGACTAGTAGCTATCTGAAGCAACGGCAGAGTGTACGCCTCCAGTTTCCGCAAACTTAAAACGTACCCATCGTCCCTAACTAAAAATAACCGTAACGTGGACCTTGGTGCTGTACAGAAAAAATGTACACAAGAGACAAAAGGAGCCGGATTTATTATTTGTTCTATAAATCGACTGATGTGGTTCTTAACTCGGCTAGCACCAGGAGTGATTAGTGACCAATCAGTTATCTATTCCTCATGAGCTATCtcctctctttgattttcctttttcTACAGCAATCCTTCGAATCCAAATAATTGACGTGGTTTAAGTTAAGATATCACATGCATGTGATCGGTGTGGCTTGTCCTGTTGCGACTTGCGATAACCGGAGTTGCAGCTAAATCAGGCGCCTGATCATGGCAGTCTGCATGATCCAACTAGTAGGGTTCTCTTCCTTGATCCAATCATGAAATCGTGTGGCCCATGTCATAAAGCACGAATTGATTGCTCGTTTGGTTGCACACGTGACTCATCATGGTGTGGTTGCCTACTCCTTGTGTCATGGTTTAGAAGACGCAGTTAAACTTACGTGCATTTTTAAAATAGACAAGCTTTAAGACGCGAAAGCAATTATTTTTATTAATCTCTACTAATAAAAGCATGAGAGGGCAGATCCAAATCACAATCTCAACCGTCTAATCACTTAATCAAGGGTCTAAATATGTCGTTAACGAAAGTAGGCAGTTTTCGTTAGCGCTAAACAACCCCCGCTCCACGTCTCGCGAGGAATCAATCCTGGCGGTCCGCCTCCACCTGTTCGGATTGTTCGCCGTGCCTGCTCTCCCACTCGCCGCGCCGCGCCTCCTCTCGGCATCGCGCCTCCTCCCGCCGCTTGCCGCGACTGCTCCCGCCGCTCGCTGCGACCCCTCCCCCCGCCACCACGCCTCCTTCCGCCGCTCGTCGCGACCCCTCCCCCGGCTCGCCGCGACCCCTCCCCCGGCTGCTGCGCCGAGCGCTCCGTGCCGCGCGCGTCCACGCCGCCGACCCACACCGCCGCGTCGTGCTCGCCGCCTGGCTCCGGCACAAGCGCCGAGAGGACGAGTTCGACCCGCCGACGCCGCCTCTCGATTCCTGCGGCCCGACGACCCCGCTCCTCGAGTGCCCCCGCTCCGCGGTCTTCGCCATGGAGTCCTCCGGCGTGGATCCCGTCttcccctgccgccgccaccagccCCGCCTATCCACGCACCGCTGCCGCTCACCATGTGCGGGTATCTAGCGCCAGCTATCTCCCACTGTCGGGAAGATGCACCCAACAGGAATCTGGATGCGATGGCTGCCGTGGACTACATCACCGTGGCCTGCGAGCGAAAAATCCTCCAATAGTAAGCGCATCGACGAGGACACTGAAGTCCTCTCCGGTGAGCAATCATCAGCTTATCCGCCGGCTGCAAAAAAACGAGTCTCTCGTCGTCGGTGGGCGTTGTCCTACCAGCCCAGGCGCCGACGTCGCTGGAAGGTACTATCTTCCTTCTCCCCTGCACCGTCCGTGGGCTTCTGCCTTCGCTGTTCATTTATTTTCAGTCTCTGAGATTTGAAGTTTGTAGTACTACTTGGTTCTTCGTTGTGCTGTTTCCTCGAAGCTCTGTGCGGATTGATTATGGCCGTGTGTTTAGGCCATTACAGCCCAATGCATCATACTCGAGTGTGACTGTGGAGTAATATTTGGATTTGTCAGGGTCGTTGCAATCCACATGAAAATGCTTCATGTGTGTTTTTGGGATACCTTTATGCTTGCGAAATTTCTCTTCACTACTAATTAATTTGGATTAGAATTTCAGTTGTGTAATCTCACCTATTTCCCATCCAATTTCTTGTTTTATGTGTTAATTTGTTCAAATTAGATTTTACTGAAATATGTGTATTGTCGTCTGAATAATTGCTGATTTTCAACGAAGATGAAAAAAATTTGATAACCCTAGGCCACCTGTTAGAAGTTCATTTGGTTGCATGCCCCCACCTTCATGAATAATCTCGTGACCAACATATGAATTCAGAGTTGTTAGAGTTCCTAGAGCCATCATTATCTGTTGAAAATCAACACTGACGAGTCTACTGCACAAATGATTTTGCCTTTACAAATGCTGAGGAGCACAAGTGCCTGAATTTGGAAATATGACACGTTTGTGTCGGCCTGCTTCTTTCCTTTCCTTCGGTCGACAACAGGGTGGTGTACTTCCCACAGGGTCATAGCGAGCAGGTTGGTGCAAAATTACACTCCATCACAAGGAGCTCCATGGCAAGGAGCTTTGCATGATCCTGAATTCTAGCTTTCAGCGCCGAATAAAAAGCATGGCTTAATTATGTCATGAATCTATTGCTTTATTTGTGTGTGTAGATTTACTTGGTGAATTTCTGTCTCAGCTAGCCGCGTCAACGAATAAGGAGATCGAGCCTCAGATCCCCAACTATCTCAATCTGCCGCCACAGCTTATCTGCCAGCTGCGCAATTGTAAATAAATAGTAAATGGGTAAGCATTTGAGAAGGTTGCAATGTGCAAATGCACTGTTCAAGAAAAAGGGAACCCAACTACCTATAGTTCAGCCCAGCCTTTGATATCACTTTTTGCTTGAATTAATTGGCATCGAAATTTGAATGTACAGTATAGTtttttagcttatgttgcacatataATGGATGTTGTAGATGTATCTCTTTAGCATCTGTAAGTAGATAGCCCACACCATGTGGGGCTAGAAGATTGGCCCTTCCATTATGGGCTGAATCTAATTTGGCTTCTCCCTAACTCACTCATTCATGCAGGTAATTTCCTCTGATTTTCCTCATGTACTTTCTTTACAAATAACATGGTGAACATTGGGAAAGTTTGCATAGCCCAAATTCAATTCTTCCCTTGCAAGAGAGGTGCCATATTTTCCAGTTTGTTGCAGAACTTGTGACGTCAAGCAATAGCgactatttttatttattaacTTCTCTGCTCTTATGTCCTGAAATAGTGGAATGTGTTAATTTTCTCTTAAATGTATGTTTATAAAAACATATGCTCTTATTGATTAGCTTCTATGCTCTTATGACGGTAGTTTTAGCATCCATGGTGTTGTAGAATAGTTTTATCACTATCACATATCCATGAAAATACTAAAAccgaggagcaggagcaggtgacAGCAGCCAGACATTTGATCCCACTTGGGTACAAGAGAAGTTTCTCCTGATATTGTTGAGATGAGTGAAGATAGCTTGATGGCGTGGCAAGTCTTCTCTTGAAATAAACGACTGTGTCTTGAGTTAGCATCAGCGTCCCTAGGCTCGACAACAATTAGAAATTCAGAATAGAGCAATCATTTTCCAAAACCACTTCTTATGTTTCTATGTTTATCTAtgacattttctgtttttttctcaTGTTGATGTACGGACAAAATCAAACTAGGCTTTGCTATACTCTTAGTTACCATGAGAGTAAGTAATCAACACTTGCTTACTTCCTAATACTGACTGTGCGCTTAATATAATTTTGATTACTCATGTTCTGGATAACATTATGTGTAATAACTTGTGTCTTCTTATGCAATTGTTTGATTATGATAAAAAAATACTTTGATCATGATAGATATACATGAGCGCATACTCATGTGAAATTTCTATTAAAATTGTTCACTTGATCGCAGTTCCGTCAATTTCTCTGTAGGACATCGTGTTGTCTCTCGACGTGCAATGGATTCAAGCATGCGTAGGGAGATTTTCTACGCCACACAATGTCAGATGCACGAGCCTTATGGTCTAAGATGTCACCGTCACGCAAGGTATAGCCAGAACCATTAATCGGTCTTGCTCTACATTTTTGTATCTAGGTAACTTGGATTTACAAATCTACATTATTGCGGTCTGGTGGCTTGCTCACAATATGCATGCGTACCTTTAGATAGGAACATGTGCAA
This window encodes:
- the LOC123430113 gene encoding uncharacterized protein LOC123430113, coding for MSYPCLRRAAVPVKRVWLGLRGRLGLRRSTGLGELRREVRTCEYDDVHVMWELLSGMDGSAPRKYVHVAATAAMVEAAARKKLRGRRRTRRADAESAAWSRLFSSCCAF